gcgaaCATATGCAAATTGGCCCAGTATCACCGAGGCAAAAAGTAAGAACCATAGAACTAAGAACTTACTTTCCTACCACAGAGTTGACTTGAGTCTTTATTAGGCCCAGATACTGATCAATCTGTGcctagagagacagagagaaaaaataacagaattagTATTGGAATTACATAACACAACTGACCATTAAGAGGCAGGTTTGTGACATTTGATCTGTACCTGGTATTTCTCATAGACGACAGGCATGGAAAACATGGACACcacagctgaagagagagagaaaaatgagtcaTTACAGCATATTCATAAAAGTTTAATGCTCTGATAAAGTTAgccctgtttttattttttctgtgagaGGCAGTTTTACAAACACTGCTTTATTTATCTCTTTGGGTATGGATATATGAATAATACATGAACTCAGACAAGTGTGAGCTTAGCACAAGGACAAAGCAGGTGGTTGTTATAcacctagagaaaaaaaaaactgaacagtataaatGAATGACACATTAGTGTAAGTGAAGTAAAACAGAGTGAGTACTTACCCATGATGAGCAGTGTGAGTCCATTAAAGAGAGCTCCTACATAAGTCAACAGCCACATGAGCACTGCAAACTGAACAGCACAAAACAGCACCAGCTTATAGCATACACTGAGTACATACatactctaaacacacacacacacacacacacacacacacccatacacacacacgcacacacacacatacataaacacacacccatacccacatacatacacacacacacacacacacacacacacacgcacacagccagacacacatacatacatacatacatacacacacacacaagcacgcacacgcacatgtacacacacgcatacacacatgcatacgcacacacaaacatgaactgttaacagtgagagaatgacaatgatgacaatgcaatgtgttttattatgtaAACTATACACTGTGTTTCATCACACTGTCCACTACCCTGTGCACTACAGTGAGATCTGATTTACTATGGAGTAAGAATATTGCTCAACATTTGGGTCACCAGAATGAATCATCGTGGAAAAGCAGAGCTGAACTAAATAAACAGTGAGAAAATATAGGAACAAAGTACAGTGTTTAAGGTAAATATGGTAGAGGTGTGTTCTGTTTGAGAACATATACATAATTCATTTCCCATGTACATGCTTCCAGTGCtttcagcattgtgtgtgtgtgtgtgtgtgtgtgtgtgtaatgcaacGTGTAGCAGTGTAAGACCTTTAGAGAATCCACCAGGTCCTGGACGAGGAATAGTCTGCGGAGCTCCTTCAGTGTGCCGTTAACATAGTACTGAGCACTCTCAGCATACCTCTGCATCTGATCATGGGACAAAGCCATCTCCATATCCAAATATGAcctgcacgcgcacacgcacacgcacacgcgcacacacgcacacacacacacacacacacacacagacacagacacacacacacacacacacacacacacacacacagacacacacacacacagacacacgcacacacacacacacacacacacacacagacgcacacagacacacacacacacacacacacacacagacgcacacacacacacacacacacacacacacacacacagacacacacacacacacacacagacacacacacacagacacacacacacacacacagacgcacgcacacacacacacacacacacagacacacacacacacacacacacagacacacacacacacacacacacacagacgcacgcacacacacacacacacacacacacacacacacacagacacacacacagacacacacacacacacacacacacacacacacacaggttaactGTCTCAATTAACAATTAACCTGAAAACTTCTGTAACAGTCAGAATGCTCATGCATTAGAAACAATTAGAAGTATTTCTGGATAAAGCGGATATCTGGCAGCGGTTTGTGACATACTCCTGCGCTCGTATACCAACTGACAATGAGACACAGTTTTTACAGGTAGGCTGAGCATTGTAAAGAATATAAAGTGAAAACTgagtgtaaaaacacacacacacacacacacacgcatacacacacacacacatacacacacaggaaaatgtCTCACTTGAAGGGGTGGCCCTCGTCGGTTTTCTGGATGGCCTGCAGGACGGACTTGTAGACTCTGAAGCTGATGGTGGCAGAGAGGGCGGCCAGGGCCAGGTAGGCCACCACACTCACCACGCTGAACTGggtcagagagaagagcagtAACAGCACACTGCCAAACACCAGACCCGTCTGCTTCAAGTTCCGCCAGTAGAGCAGCTCCATGGCTACAGacccacagaaagagagagtgagagagagaccattgATATCGATGACTTTAAAGGAGAGGCTGTGATACCTACTGTATGTCCTTTGGACATATTTTTGGACGCATTTAATATCATTCATTAATCAACTCCAGagttatttccattttttttttttttggtcagttgTAAAAACTAGCCATACTGGAAACCCTGCGTTAATATTTGGAACGAGTTTAACTCTGCACGGCTTtgtcctgtctctttttttcccccatatcactcttttccctttcagttctgtcattttggatgatttttcctctctttggagtctctgtgtgtgtgctgtcccATGTCTCCTCACAGATAGCCCAGTTTTTGCAACAGCGAAACAGACAGGAACCAAGGCAACAAAACTGCGATGAACCATTCAGTGTTCTCTATATTCTAATCAAATAACATAGAATGTCTTGACTAACAAAACAGCATCTAAACAATTATTTTATACCATACCAAGCAATATTAATTGTTGAGTGTCTAATCTCTTTTCTGGAATTGTATTTTATAAACATCTCATAGGAGCATTGATTTATAATCTATTCTGACTACTTAATGATAACAGTATCAATTAATATCGGCCAGTGAAAACACACTTAGCATTGGTAATTGAAGTAAAGCAATGACATTATGCCAGTAATATCCAGGTAAATTAACTTAAAAATGACGGGACTATATGTTCCTTAACCCTGTAAggaagcaaacagacacaagAGGCACATCCAACTTCTGCCaaacaagttctctctctctgcttcttatTCTTTTCCTTAGTCAACATCTCATCCTGCATCTTATAAGACAGGATCTACATCTAATGATTACTGCAGTATTTATaattcattaacattaaaaagCAGTTAATATTAAATGATAATGGCATAACAACGATAGCTGAGGTTAACTCTCATTTTGTTACTGCAGATTTTGCTTAAACAAATGATAATGGCGTATTAATTATCATGTTTACTGATGTTGCACTGTTCTACAGTATAAATCTACTGACgtattatattacatttgtacatatgacagagaaaagaaggggaaaaaattacTCTTTTCTCTGATTCTCCACttttttacaaatattcagAATTCAaccctaaaaacaaacaagtccTGATCATACTAATACTAatcatatttgaatatttataacCTGCATGTATAACCTGCATAACTACAGTGACCACAACATAACCTCTGACAACTGAGACTGTGTTAATTCTCAGATTATCAGCAGACACAATGAGACCTGCTTCAGTTTAGTATGTGGGAAGAGAGCCAGTCATTCAGTCTGATGTGTCATGGTTCCACAGTGCCAATCCATTTACACTGAACCTCACGGATCTAGATGAGGAGAAGCTTGGTTTAGGCTGTATAGAACAGTAGGCTGATGGCTTAGAAGCTACATCTCCAGTCATCCCATGATGGCACTGGCCTTGTCACACATGCTTGGTGGCTTCCTTTGTGTGTGGGGTGAAGGTGTGGCTGTGACTCCATTACACAgcgagcagagggaagcagtcAGTGCAGGCTTGTGACAGACACAGCTGCTACCACATAtgcacttgctctctctccctctctctctctcacacttacacacacatatacaaccaTAACATGCATCATTCACATCACCAATTAGCTAGTCACGAGCCTTTTCTTCTGAGAGCCCACATGCTAACGCATGCACccaaacatgcaaacacgcaggcgtgcatgcactcactcacacacacacacacacacacacacacacacacacacacacacacacacactcttaaaatatacatacaaCATTCAATCCATACATCTTCCATCATAGGTAATATTAAAGTGCATATGTAATGTTTTGGTGGCACCCTCGTGTGCTTAGTTAAATAACACTCTGTCACCACGGAAACTGGAGAGGTGGGTGCAGCAGAGTGAGCTCTGATGCAGTTGTCATAGCAACCAcgctccattttttttttccccctcagagcAAGCTGACTGCCAGACGGAGTAACGAGGTGCTGatgagcgggggggggggggggggggggggagtgggttAAGGGAAAGGGcggtttctctcactctcacataaTTCACTGACACTGAACACTGCTAGCAAGAGTGCTAAACAGCCTCTTTACTAAAGTGAGCTAATGACTTACAAATTCTAAATCAGAGACAATACATCACCAACCCGCATTTCAAATACCTCCTTTCAAGCACCATCAGCCATTTTGGATATTTTCACGCCTCACAGTGGCCTTGATTCTGCTGCTCTAAGGATTAATGATTAGTTGTCAATACCAGACGATCAATAGAAcaaatgtgtctgtgggtgcaTGAGTAGAGGTTTGGGAGACATTGTAATAGTAGTCTAGAACAAAAGCTGCAATAATACAACACAGTGAAATAAGAGCAATCTAAAATCCATCATCTATATTGTTGTGAGACTCCAGAACATAAgccataaaaaatatatatatatatatatatatatatagttcatTCAAAGCAATACACAATCCACTATTAAGACCGCTGTGAGACACTcattacccccacccccacccaaaaatCATCTATGAAATCAACTGTGAGACTGCAATTTATACAAACCTAGCAATGTTTCAGAGACCTGACTGAGACAATAAGTAATCTGGTCACTAAAGTAGCAGACtaaggcaaaacacacacacacatatccagtGGGTGGAGACACACCCCTAAACAGAGGTGATGACAGCAGGGATACTATCACTTATCTCCAGCAAAGAAATAACTTGCACCaatccacagcaaaaaaaaaaatgcacagaatcCACAGTTTAAAATAAGCACCACTGCAAAGCAGTTTACAACAAAACTCTGAAATCATTTGGTAAAAGCCTTGAGTCTGTGTGAAACTGGTAACATGGTCAAATAACTAGTCAAGGTAATTGTACTGCACTAGTCATAAGTTTTGTTATAGCATTTACACGTGCAATTCTCACCATCAGtccaaaaaaaatccttcaaatTACTTCAGCATGACAGAAATTAACTCATTGTCTTTCTAACATAGTGACTCATGAAAAATTTCAGTGGTTAGTTGCAATGTGCAGAAGTGTGACTGGAGACATGGTAAGGAACAGACGGCATTACTCAGATAGCAATCAAAACAGCATTCATGACTGCATCCAGACATGAACCGTGTGGTTTCCATGTGAATGGTcaattcataaataaacattCTGAAAAAACTTTACGATAAGCTGACTCGCGTTCTTCACCTTCTTCTGCAATACAAAATAGCATTCAAAGCTTTTATATCAAACAGAGAGCCATCTCAATGGAAACTACGCTGTAAAATGAATACTAGGAACAGATTAGTTATTAAAGGGAACTGAGGGAAAATGATAAAATGGAGACTGAGGAGGCTGAAGTGCTGTTTTACCACTTCAGTGCAGCGACTATGCAaatttgtctttgatttttttgattTCCGGCTCCCTTTGAATGAACAATGAACAGTACAAGCATTTTGCCTTTTACCTCCCTGAACTAAGGGCATCACAAGGCACAGGTGATGTGGGTACACTGTAAAATCTGGTATAGGACTTATataccctaacacacacacatgcaagcacacacacacacaggccagagGTAATTAAAGCAGAGTTTAATCATTGGCCCAATCACACAGAGGATTTGAGCTTAGTGCCCTCTGAGGAACAACAGACAGGATATTATATTATTCAGAGGTCAGATAAGTTTCTCTGTCATAGTTAAGGTAAGCTCTCTGAGCATGCAGACCTGATAAGGAATACCTCTGGCATGTATGATACTAGGCTATACAATGCAATTTAACATGTAATATGATGTAATGCTACAGGTAACACAACAAATACATATTCTAAAGATACATAAAAATATTGTAAACAACCAGCATCAAAGTACACGTCACATCGATAAAACAAGCACAAAGTACACATCACGCCGAAGAACACattataatttacaaaaaacaatTCCTGgcaaaacaacaaactgttCTGTTCACTGGGAACAAACAGTGGCTTCGTGACTAAGAATCACTATATCTCTCACTGCATGTCTGGACATGCAAAGtttttctgtttccctgtgGTTACAAATGAAGAATCAGGTGAAGACCTCTGACAGCGTCCAGAATCTGGACCACACAACTCAGCATCTTCAAATATATAATTATGATGCAATTGTTCTTGCTGCATTAGTGTCATATCTGCACAAACCAGGGACATAAACATTTCAACACTTCAACCTACGCTTCTGTAAAATCAAGTTAACTGTGTCAAAACACATTACTGTTGACCACTAATTCCAAATTTCTAAGATCCTTAAAAGCTTAGATGCTTCTAGAATCTTCCAGCACAACTCAAGATTCATTCATATATTTGTCTGGAATAAGAGTAGTGGTAAAGGATGGGAAAAAAACGCAAACCTTCTGGTTTGTGCTGTGACCTAAGTAGTTTTCTAACTGTTTCTGAGCAAGTAATTAACAACTTGTTAGATCTACACTGACAAACATTTGAGACTTCATGGAGTGCTTTCTATTATTCTTAGACCTGGTCTAAATAGCAACACATATTAAGAgtcattatttaaaatgatatttatttcaGGAACAATCTTAATCACCCTATGTCTAGGAGAAGATCATCCCCACAAGAAATACTCGCGCTAGGAAATAAGACCAGCCTGAGGGCCTGTCAGACACGAATTCTGGGTTAGATATTCCCATTGGAGAGCCGCATTTATCAAATTTGCAGATTTATCATTGTTATAATCTATTACACTATAAAAATACTTCAGATGAGTGAACATCTATACAGACTgcaaatttctctttctcaatgCGGAAAAATGTAGACACCGATTCGAAACTGATCTGATCTCATATGATGTGGCCCCATTTGATCTTATTTGCTCCCATGTAACATAACCTGATTCTAATTCAAACTGACCTCATCTGGCAATTCTGGTGGTCCAGTGTGATGCAACTGGATGACTACACAGATAAACCCACATCCATAGAGTTAACAGCATTTCTACTTAATATTTCAACCAATGCAACCCTAAtcatataaaacagaacagagcataCAACATTACTATTCATATATTTAAACTTACATCAACTGTGGCTAATTTGTTAGAGGAGTAGTTTAGTCATCATAAATGAAACAATTTAGCTTAATCAGGGACATGAAAAACAGATCGTATGTTCGATtcatgattttttgtttttttaacactattttttttattcctactcttaaactttatttaaatatgGGGTACTGTGAGAGCACCAGAGCAAAGAAAGCGGCatagttaaaaaacaaatgtctggCAACCTCAAATATGGTGACAGCTGAACTCTTGAAACACCTACTCCTGTAAACaacaatatataaaatatatgaatattcTAATCTGATCTAGAATACAcggtaaaacaaaaagtgaaaaataacaacaggAAAAGGGAGAATAAAGCAAGGGCTTATACACAAATGACAAACTCAATTCCTTATAGCACTTTGCACCTTCACTGCCACAAAATGTGTTTATGCcagaggttttttctttttctggacCGTCCTACCAAGGGTGATTGGAGCCAGATACTGCTGACTTAAGGGTGtcagagtgactctgcttggcTCCGTTTTACTGGAATATACAA
This sequence is a window from Chanos chanos chromosome 4, fChaCha1.1, whole genome shotgun sequence. Protein-coding genes within it:
- the rtn1b gene encoding reticulon-1b isoform X3 codes for the protein MQTSSTSAAAADSTKMEGFWSSWKCQAMELLYWRNLKQTGLVFGSVLLLLFSLTQFSVVSVVAYLALAALSATISFRVYKSVLQAIQKTDEGHPFKSYLDMEMALSHDQMQRYAESAQYYVNGTLKELRRLFLVQDLVDSLKFAVLMWLLTYVGALFNGLTLLIMAVVSMFSMPVVYEKYQAQIDQYLGLIKTQVNSVVGKIQEKIPGAKRKAE
- the rtn1b gene encoding reticulon-1b isoform X2, with product MSVKPNEKPGSEGGWFGDDFEKIDRFGTTTGQMDDLEVGQQLKDWEDETSDQKQLFHHPESNRQPLPVVMETASTAMELLYWRNLKQTGLVFGSVLLLLFSLTQFSVVSVVAYLALAALSATISFRVYKSVLQAIQKTDEGHPFKSYLDMEMALSHDQMQRYAESAQYYVNGTLKELRRLFLVQDLVDSLKFAVLMWLLTYVGALFNGLTLLIMAVVSMFSMPVVYEKYQAQIDQYLGLIKTQVNSVVGKIQEKIPGAKRKAE